One genomic segment of Hypomesus transpacificus isolate Combined female chromosome 5, fHypTra1, whole genome shotgun sequence includes these proteins:
- the dkc1 gene encoding H/ACA ribonucleoprotein complex subunit DKC1, translating to MKMADGEIASAKKHKKKKENKVADDEVGDIQESGDFLIKPESRVASLDTSQWPLLLKNFDKLNIRTAHYTPLPNGSNPLKRNIVDYVRTGFINLDKPANPSSHEVVAWIRRILRVEKTGHSGTLDPKVTGCLIVCIDRATRLVKSQQSAGKEYVGIVRLHNAIESEHTLARGLETLTGALFQRPPLIAAVKRQLRVRTVYESKLVEYDPERRLGIFWVSCEAGTYIRTLCVHLGLLLGVGGQMQELRRVRSGVLGERDNLVTMHDVLDAQWQFDHNKDETYLRRVIYPLEKLLISHKRLVMKDSAVNAICYGAKIMLPGVLRYEDGIEINQDIVVITTKGEAICLAVALMTTAVISTCDHGVVAKIKRVIMERDTYPRKWGLGPKASQKKMMIQKGLLDKHGKPNGSTPSGWKEGYVDYNVSKIKVEDAAEPVVTKRKREASDSEGEAPGSQPSAPNTPSAEEIKKEKKKKKKDKKQKVSEEAPAEAEEEVGESAKKKKKKKKEADAGSE from the exons ATGAAGATGGCGGACGGAGAAA TCGCCTCGGCAAAGAAGCAcaagaaaaagaaggaaaataaaGTTGCCGATGACGAAGTTGGG GATATTCAGGAAAGTGGGGATTTTCTCATCAAACCAGAGTCCAGAGTTGCCAGTTTGGACACCTCTCAGTGGCCCTTGCTGCTCAAA AACTTTGATAAGCTGAACATCCGGACAGCTCACTACACACCCTTACCAAACGGCTCCAACCCCTTGAAAAGGAACATCGTGGATTATGTCAG GACTGGATTCATCAACCTGGACAAGCCTGCCAACCCGTCATCGCATGAGGTGGTGGCCTGGATCCGGCGCATCCTCCGCGTGGAGAAGACTGGCCACAGCGGGACTCTGGACCCCAAGGTGACGGGCTGCCTGATCGTCTGCATCGACAGGGCCACGCGCTTGGTCAAGTCCCAGCAGAGTGCCG GCAAAGAGTATGTGGGAATTGTTCGGCTGCACAATGCTATTGAAAGCGAGCATACACTTGCTAGG GGGCTGGAGACCCTCACAGGAGCGCTGTTCCAGAGGCCACCTCTCATCGCCGCCGTCAAACGGCAGCTGAGAGTCCGGACCGTCTACGAGAGCAAGCTGGTGGAATACGACCCAGAGAGAAGACTGG GTATCTTCTGGGTGAGCTGTGAGGCGGGGACCTACATCCGTACGCTGTGTGTCCACctggggctgctgctgggggtggggggccagATGCAGGAGCTGAGGAGGGTCCGCTCGGgagtgctgggagagagg GATAACCTGGTGACCATGCACGACGTGCTGGACGCTCAGTGGCAGTTTGACCACAACAAGGACGAGACGTACCTGCGCAGGGTCATCTACCCCCTGGAGAAGCTGCTTATCTCCCACAAGAGGCTGGTGATGAAGGACAGCGCG GTCAACGCCATCTGCTACGGCGCCAAGATCATGCTGCCGGGAGTTCTGCGCTACGAGGACGGCATCGAGATCAACCAGGATATCGTTGTCATAACGACCAAAGGAGAAGCCATTTGCTTGG CGGTGGCTCTCATGACGACGGCGGTGATCTCGACGTGTGACCACGGTGTCGTGGCCAAGATCAAGAGGGTGATCATGGAGCGGGACACTTACCCACGCAAGTGGGGCCTGGGGCCCAAG GCCAGCCAGAAGAAGATGATGATTCAGAAGGGGCTTCTGGACAAACACGGGAAACCCAATGGCAGCACTCCCTCGGGCTGGAAGGAGGGCTATGTGGACTACAA tgtgtccaAGATCAAAGTTGAAGATGCCGCTGAGCCTGTGGTCACCAAG aggaagagagaggccagTGACAGCGAGGGCGAAGCACCAGGCTCTCAACCCTCGGCTCCCAACACGCCGTCAGCGGAAGAAatcaagaaggagaagaagaaaaagaaaaaagacaagAAGCAGAAAGTGAGCGAGGAGGCGCCTGCGGAAGCTGAAGAGGAG GTGGGAGAGAGtgccaagaagaagaagaaaaagaagaaagaggcGGATGCTGGGTCGGAGTGA
- the mpp1 gene encoding 55 kDa erythrocyte membrane protein gives MTLKSNKNEPAVTLERVNSARTALSDLYLEQLLQNKPKSEKAAMQTETKRAEVHTNGSTGLMNGAELTRMREVAFEKNPSEPMGVTLKLNEKQKCTVARILHGGMIHRQGSLHEGDEIAEINGTTVANQSVDQLQKILKDTNGVVTMKVIPKMKSRSLVCEMYMRAQFDYDPAKDDLIPCKEAGMKFQTGDIIQIINKQDPNWWQGRVESSAADFAGLIPSPELQEWRVASKSKAVGQASQSCSPFGKKKKCKDKYLAKHSSIFDQLDVISYEEVVQLPAFNRKTLVLIGAPGVGRSHIKSVLLTKYSDNFAYPAPHTTRPPRKEEEHGKEYYFISNEIMTKSITGNELLEYGSFQGFMFGTKIDTIHKIHEQDKIALLDVEPQTLKLLRTAEFAPLVVFIAPTTTAPQSESLQTIQKESEAILGTYRHFFDVVLVNNDVEESVLAVEAAIERASSSPQWVPVSWVY, from the exons ATGACATTAAAATCCAATAAAAACGAACCCGCTGTCACACTTGAGCGGGTAAACAGCGCTCGAACTGCACTCTCAGATCTGTACCTTGAACAACTGCTTCAAAACAAACCAAAGTCAGAAAAG GCGGCCATGCAAACAGAGACCAAGAGAGCTGAAGTGCATACTAACGGGAGTACTGGCCTGATGAACGGCGCGGAGTTGACCAGAATGAGAGAGGTGGCGTTTGAAAAGAATCCCTCGGAGCCAATG GGAGTGACTCTGAAACTGAATGAAAAACAAAAGTGCACTGTCGCCAGAATATTGCATGGAGGAATGATACACAGGCAAG GTTCCTTACATGAAGGTGATGAAATAGCAGAGATCAATGGAACAACTGTTGCCAATCAGTCGGTGGACCAGCTACAAAAGATCCTG AAGGACACCAACGGGGTGGTCACCATGAAAGTCATCCCCAAGATGAAGAGTCGCTCACTAGTCTGTGAG ATGTACATGAGAGCTCAGTTTGACTACGATCCTGCCAAAGATGACCTCATCCCCTGCAAAGAAGCAGGGATGAAGTTCCAGACAGGGGACATCATCCAGATCATCAACAAGCAGGATCCCAACTGGTGGcaaggcagggtggagagctCTGCTGCTGACTTTGCTGGCCTCATACCCTCCCCCGAACTTCAAGAATG GCGGGTGGCCAGTAAGAGCAAGGCCGTAGGACAGGCAAGCCAATCATGCAGCCCCTTTGGAAAGAAGAAAAAGTGCAAAGACAAGTACCTAGCCAAGCACAGCTCCA TTTTTGACCAGCTGGATGTCATTTCATATGAAGAGGTTGTTCAGCTCCCTGCCTTTAACAGAAAAACGCTGGTGCTTATTG GGGCACCGGGTGTCGGAAGAAGCCATATTAAAAGTGTGCTGCTGACCAAATACTCCGACAACTTTGCCTACCCCGCGCCAC ACACCACAAGACCCCCgcggaaggaggaggagcatgggaAAGAGTATTACTTCATCTCCAATGAGATCATGACCAAGTCAATCACCGGGAACGAGCTGCTGGAGTATGGAAGCTTCCAGGGCTTCATGTTTGGCACCAAAATCGATACCATCCACAAGATTCACGAGCAGGACAAGATAGCTTTGCTTGATGTGGAGCCACAG ACACTGAAACTTCTACGGACGGCTGAATTTGCTCCTCTGGTGGTGTTCATTGCCCCCACCACCACGGCTCCCCAG tcaGAGAGCCTGCAGACCATTCAGAAGGAGTCGGAAGCCATCCTGGGCACCTACAGACACTTCTTTGACGTGGTGCTGGTCAACAACGACGTGGAGGAAAGTGTCCTGGCTGTGGAGGCAGCCATCGAGCgggcctcctccagcccccagtgGGTTCCAGTCTCCTGGGTGTACTGA
- the gpr34l gene encoding G protein-coupled receptor 34 like translates to MTQLAVNSSGPDGNNTCEIEDSFLSAVLPVSYSIICLIGLLNNTMTILVFFFRKHPGSSMTVYMRHLGLADFLLVLCLPLRVYYHNTEGPSLLCKTAGVFFYLNMYASILFLSLISLDRYLKILKPVWVRSMHTEAWSRRASCCVWAALLIVMSLFFLGNSSQRPCERICFHFHHKGLVGGVVNLTAVAFFVVAFLLLVCFYGQIAVKLRTMSLGCQGARAQRKKSRLILKTSAVPFIFTLCFLPYHVVRVPYVLAQMGVVGEVSSKQTLHVLNELTLLLSALNSCLDPVLYYLLSSTYRRATLCALQGKFRNIYTVSSKNNSVSIQSARRRDDDISPSSL, encoded by the coding sequence ATGACACAGCTAGCGGTAAACTCGAGCGGACCTGATGGAAACAACACTTGCGAGATCGAGGACAGCTTCCTTTCTGCTGTGCTCCCCGTTTCCTATTCCATCATCTGCCTCATAGGACTGTTGAACAACACCATGACCATACTAGTGTTCTTCTTCAGGAAGCACCCTGGCTCATCCATGACGGTGTACATGAGACACCTGGGCCTGGCCgacttcctcctcgtcctctgcCTGCCCCTGCGTGTGTACTACCACAACACAGagggcccctccctcctctgcaagACGGCGGGCGTCTTCTTCTACCTCAACATGTACGCCAGCATCCTGTTCCTCAGCCTGATCAGCCTGGACCGCTACCTTAAGATCCTCAAGCCGGTGTGGGTGCGGAGCATGCACACGGAGGCCTGGAGCCGACGGGCTTCCTGCTGCGTGTGGGCCGCGCTCCTCATCGTCatgtctctcttcttcctcggCAACAGCAGCCAGCGCCCGTGCGAACGCATCTGCTTCCACTTCCACCACAAGGGACTGGTCGGCGGCGTAGTCAACTTGACCGCGGTGGCCTTCTTCGTCGTGGCCTTCCTCCTCTTAGTCTGCTTCTACGGGCAGATCGCCGTTAAGCTGAGAACCATGTCTCTGGGCTGTCAGGGCGCCCGGGCTCAGAGGAAGAAGAGCAGGCTGATCCTGAAGACCTCGGCGGTGCCCTTCATCTTCACCCTGTGTTTCCTGCCCTATCACGTGGTCCGAGTGCCCTACGTGCTCGCCCAGATGGGTGTGGTCGGGGAGGTGAGCAGCAAGCAGACCCTGCACGTCCTGAACGAGCTTACCCTGCTCCTCTCGGCCCTCAACAGCTGCCTGGACCCCGTCTTGTACTACCTGCTGTCCAGCACCTACAGGAGGGCCACTCTCTGTGCCCTGCAGGGGAAGTTTCGAAACATATACACTGTCAGCTCCAAGAACAACAGTGTCTCCATTCAGTCAGCGAGACGTAGAGATGATGACATCTCACCATCCAGTCTTTGA